The following DNA comes from Dermacentor andersoni chromosome 2, qqDerAnde1_hic_scaffold, whole genome shotgun sequence.
GCGCCTTTGCAGGCCGCGgcgttgtctttctcttcttcttcgaTCCACGAACTACTTGCACTGCAAGACCGCATGCTCTGCGATCTTGCGGAAAATAAAAATTAATCCGTTGAGATTTACGCTGAGTCCGGTTTGAAGGATTGAGGCCTAGTTCAATATAGTCAGCCCGGTACTAGTAGCAGCCTTGTCCGGCTGCCATTTAATAGAGAACGAAAGCGGCTCCTTAAGGCAACTTGGTATCATCGTGGGTCCTTTCCTTGCGTCGAGGCTATGAGAACAACATCAGCGGGACATCGGCGTAATCGATTTGagttttctttcaatttttgtttttatACTCTTAATTTATTCTATGTGTTATACTGTTATGCCAAGATCCTGACACCAACCACGTGCTAGAGGCCGGACTATCCTTGTCATTGCAGCCGATTACCGTCACCAGGAGCAAGCTACCTTGACACTGTTTACGCGGGTACACTGCACgatgggacactaaaggcaaatataacgtcaagctaaagtgacagtATATAATGGTCGAAAATGTCTAAGGCGTCATTATTATCGCGAACGGAGCTTTAGTAATcgcgaaattgaggtaaatgtTGGACACGATTTGACACTCCTTCTTGACGTTCAAATACTAGCCCGATAACGTAGAAACTCCTCATAATAATTCTGTCACTAGCACTCAACCACtcgtaataaaaaagaaaaagatgactGCATTGCATTGTACGACGACAGAAAATAGTACTTCTACCATTCTATTAGGtacttagaaaaaagaactcattgacgtTACCCCTCTCATGTACGTGGGTGGTCGAAAAGTTTTGTTTTCGCTCGGCTCTGCGCAGCCcgtgctttcgcgtttcagtagtttcgtgaTCCTGTAGCCATGCGCTGGGTttgttggctcgcgaaactcgcgcCAGCTGCAAGTAGCAGAGCATGCCAAGTTCATGTGATGTCGCCGGATGTCCGAACGGTCCACGCTGGCAGGCGATCTTTACAGTACCTGTCACCTCGGTCCGCTCTACGTACGTTCAACCCAGTCATGAAAATAAACTCCTGTATAATCTCGAAATGGATATTCTACAACCAATGAGCATGtcccacttaaaaaaaaagaaagtgtcatTATTTATTGATCTGCGGCCGCTAAAGCGGCATCCACCTAACCCATgtacttggggggggggggggggggagggggagggtatAGCGAGACTCAGGCAGTCTAGAATAATAGAATAGTAGACTACTATAAAATGCATAAGAAATTAATCACTAATTGAGGATAGGCGGGTTAGAAACAAAGGAAATAGAACTTGGCGAGTAAATATTATTGAGTAAGAAGCATTTAGTCAAAAGCACTTCTTGCTCtaaaaaagtttttagaggacaccaacatgttgggaaaatattaagtttcagatTATCCAAAtgcgctaaatgagtaacataaatgttgttcgtggttcataattggtttatgtggagATCGCAACACTTGcgaaatatgtataattctgttctgtacttgcattGTATTACATGTGTtatgttttggctgttcaaaatatcttACTTTATATATGCGCACGTGTACTGAACTAATGCACAAAAcattgcgactcatgtactgttggactgtatattttttattcatccagtgttctactgagtgttatatattgtgtcgctattcttcctttttatgcaaatttgtttcgtttgccaagtgacaacgagtagccggtgccaccattaaggcgccaacctctcctaacatttcacttcaataaaaaaagaatgtagTCATTGCTGTCTTGTtctataatgatgatgatgatgatgatgatgatgtgccttTAAAATTGGGCACATACCTACACTCGGGCACGGGCCAAGAATCAGGTGgttatgagtgagtgagtgaataaactttattacaggtccggcgaggacgcaaTCAGGTGGTTATACTCATCATGAATAACTGCAAGCAAATGAACTTGAAGAGGTAGAACTGCGAATGAAAGAGCATTGTGTAAGTGAAAAGTCGGACCATATGAATGGACGACTATAtgtaaaaaaatagaaagaagatTCCTTGCAAAATTCAGAATTGAATACATTTAGAAAGACTACGACAGGAATAGTAAGGAAAGTCGGAATTACCATGCTATGCGTTTCGTTACTTGAATGAAATCACACACACAGCGTGAAACAAGTCTGTGGCTAAAACCCAGCTTACAGAGGCCCCGAAAGAGATAAATATTCGAATGACTTAATTCAAACTCAGTTTATTAAACAGCGCATCAAGAATTGTTTTCCTTTGTATTGTAAACGGGCAAGATATTAAACAATGATTGTCAATTTTATTTCCTGGCAGAACTGGCATAGGAGCAGTAtaaccagaccagacctgtgtaataTGTTTAACGATGTGCCGATATCTTCTTATTTATGAGATGTGAATCACGGAAAGTTTGGGCACAGAAAGGAGCCCGGCTATACGAAAATCATAGCTGGGAAAAACAAGAAAGATAAAATAGGTAATTTAAATAAAATACACTGTCAAAAGCCTAAAACAAAGTAGCGAAACACTAACCGGTCCCGGATATAGTGCAAACCGAGGCGGACTGGGACGGTGGATGCTGTACTTCGTAAGCGTAGACGTGAATTATAACACGAAGACGCCATCGTCGTCCGCCGTCGTTGTCGTTTCATTACCTTCATTCCATCGTCGCCGCTCTGTCGTCATTGTGTGGTCGTCGTGCAGTCGTGGTCAATCCATGGACGTTTTCCCGTGgtggttgttatttcgtggtCGTCAAGCCGTCCTTGTCAAGCAGTCTGCGTCATTCCATCGCCGTCATGCTGTCGCCGTCATGCGGTTGtcatcattccgtcgtcgtcattcctacGGCATCTACCCTTCGTCGCCGTGCCGCCGCCGTCTTATTGTCACCACTCACGGTGACGTTTATACACAACCCGTGTCGTCGTTCGTGTTTCTTTCGCTGTACTCATTGTCTTTCTTTAGCAGTAAACATGTCACGCAGCAAACGCAAATAGACCGCGTTCAAGTTATTCTACACGGCGGCAGTTTCTCGCCACTTTTAACCAGAAGCTTCCTTTGCCTGTCCTCCCCTTCTGCGGGTGATGGCTGCTGGCTCTTGTGCTGAGCGACGGCCACGATTCCAGTAATGGTGAGATCCATGACCGCCTGAGGTGGCGGGTGATGTAAGCGCATACGCGAGCtcaaacacaataaaaaaaaatggcaccgaAGAGCAAGTGCAAACCTTTCTAAAGATACATGCATCACCAGAGAGGAGATCGCAACATGTTTTCATTAATGAATCGACCTCACTTTTCAACTGTCAACGGTATCGCTCACATTTCCCTCAATTTGTTTTCATACGAAAACTATTGGACCCATTAAATGTTCACCTATGCGAGGTGGTCTTACTAAATTTctaggttcatcatcatcatcagcctattttatgtccactacaggacgaaggcctctccctgcgattttcaattgcccctgtcctgcgccaaccgattccaacttgcgtttgtgaatttcttaatttcatcaccccacctagtcttctgccgtcctcggctgcgcttcccttctcttggcacccatgatgttaccctaatggtccatcggttatctaacctacgcattacattacctgcccagctccatttctttctcttaatgttgattataatatcggctatgcccgtttgctctctgattcacatcgctctcttcttgtctcttaacgttatgcctatcattcttcgttgcATGTTGCATCGCTCTTggtgtggtccttaacttgttttcgagcttctttgtcagtctcaagtttctgcccatatgtcaacaccggtagactgcattgattgtacacttttctttttaatgacaatggtaagcttccaatcaggatctgatgtctgccgaatgcgctccaccccatttttattattttgtaaatttctttctcatgatcagggtcccctgtaagtAAACTTAGTAGACTtaagtaaacatactccttcacagattctagaaactgactggcgatcctgaactcttgttctcttgcccggctattgatcataatctttgtcttctgcatattaatctttgaCCCCACTCTTATAAtttctttgttaaggtcctcaatcatttgttgtaactcgtaccCATggagtgttgctgaacaggacaaagtCATCTGCAAATTGAAGGTTGCTGAGCGATTTGCCGTTGATCCTAgcttattcctaagccttcccagtttattagctcgaatacttcttccaagcacgcagtgaatagcattgcagagattgtgtcttctgtctggcccctttcttcataggtatcttcctacttttcttgtggagaattaaggtagctgtggaaacTCTGTAGATAGTTTTcgggatatttacgtaagcgtcctttactccttgattacgtaatgcctctatgagtgctggtatctccactgaatcaaattctttttcgtaatctatgaaagccatatatagggGCTGATTGTAatttgcggatttctcgattacctgaataatgacatggatgtgatccattgtagagtaccccttcctgaaagctgcctgttcctttggttgactaaagcccagtgttgcctttattctattggagattatcttggtgaacattttatataatattggaagtaagctaatgacTCTATAATTttgcaattctttaacgtctccctttttgtggattagtataatgttggcattcttccagttctctgggacccttggaAGTCGATAGacttcgtataaagggccgctagtttttcaagcattacgtcTCCACCATGCTTGAATAAATCCACTTGTAGTCCATcttttcctgccgcttttccccgtttcctgACTTACAAGGCCCTTcaaacttcatcgctagttatagaaggagcctctgtaacctgttccttactacttcgaatggaggtatcgtggctgctttgggtactgtataggtcagtatagaattattcagctgcttttactatatcttcgagactgctgatgatattaccctgcctatctttcagtgcatacatcttggtctGTCCGATGcttagtttccttctcactgttttccggctgtgtccattttttactgcttcgtcAGTCTTTCTCACTTTATAATTTCGAAtctcccttattttctccttgttgtttAGTTTTgaaagttccgcgaattctatctgatctcttgagttggacactttcattatttgtcTTTTCattattaggttctttgttacttgggcgagcttacctactggttgccttggtgccttacctcccacttcgattactgcttctgaagccagcctatttatggtttcattcattgcctctatgtcatcttcatctctctgttctaaggctgcatatttgtttgcaagtaccagcctaaatttgtctgcatttagccttactgcctctaagctgACTTGTCTTTTTCTTGACCAAtgttactctttctctgttcaaattgaggtgaatcctagccctcactaacctatgattactgcactttaccctacctatcacttctacatcttgcactatgctgggatcaggaaaaagtatgaaatcaatttcatttcttgtttcaccattagggattttccaggtctactttctgttgctacgtttcctgaaaaaggtgtccattattctcagcttattcttttctgcgaattctaccagcatctctcctcgagggttcctagaatccacgccgtagttgccaaatgcttgttcaccagcctaccTTTCCCCcactttggcattgaagtcgcccatgactacagtatactgagtttgcacttttcgcttcGCTAATTCAAcctcttcataaaactgttctatttctgcATCACCATGACTGGACGTTGAAGCGTAGGTTTGTGCTACCTTTATTTTATGCCTgatattcagctttattacgactactgttaccctatcattaatgctgtagaattcgtcaatgttgcccggtATGTTCGGAGTGGGATTAGAAATCCCACTCCGAACTgcttatctggtagtcctctatagcagaggacgtggccatttatCAGCACTATATtgttactatcgcaataaaacatatGTAACATTCCCGCTTGCCgatttaaacaaataaaacatatctgccccGTCCGGCGCCCTGTTCAGGTTTACATGTATTGCGGTCGGACCACAGGCGCCGAAAACAGTTTTCTTTACCTGTTGTGTATACTAATGTTTGGCCCGTAAGCCGCGTTCAATTGTTTTCCCAGTCTATTCTTACAAAAAAACTAAACCGGGTGCATCATAATCACATAGTGGTTATGATACGTAAAGCACACAATTTGTTTGTTTTAAATAAGGGAGGTAGCTGtgtctttcgttttttttatgcATGTAAACAAATTAAATTATTCTTGAGCTTGATACCCTTCGCCACTTAAAAacaacagcaagaaaagaaacttATGGTTATGGCTATAAGTTTCTATGGTTAGAAACTTATATTATGATTAGGTTAAggttatcttatatttcatatcTGCCTGTAATGCCGTTCTCAACTGCACGTCCACTCAACTGAGCAGCTTGTAAATTATAAATGGCTGCTTTCACTTATCCGGTGCGTTGTCATAACGATAGTAATGAAACAAATAAAGGAAAGACATGCTTCACATACACGTACAGATACAGTGACCCGTGTACTTATTTATACTTTTTAGTGAGACTGCATTTCGCTCGCTGACAATGTTATTGCTCAGTGCAAGACGCACCTGCacgatttggaacttactcgaatgcGGGGTGACCTGAAACGCCAACGAAATTGGAGGGTCAGGTTCTGCCTCCCAAAAGAAAAATCCTGGCGCCGCCCCTGTTAAAGCCCTTCCACGTATGTGAAGGGCCTTTAGCGTAGCAGTGGGTACAATACGACTTACTCAATAATTCTTTTTGAAATTCGGACATTTATAGATATTGCATGATTACGATTTTACTTATACCGCTAGCCTGTAACTACTACGGTGCGCTATCTGAATTTATTTTATTGTGGTATTTCATAATTAGCGCTACCTTATTTAGTACCGTGGGCGATTGCAAAATGTTGAATGATCACGAACAGCACATGCAAAGCAGCGGCGCACACATGCGCAAGACGTGGCTCGCTTTCGCCCGGAAATTTATTGACCCTAAAGTGCCACAAAGGCCGCTTATTCGAGACGCCAAGGGCAGTGCTGGTCGTCGATTGGCACAGTCTAGTTCTTATCGAAAAACCGAGCGGCAAACGCCAGCAGCAGCCACGCAGTTCAGCAAACCGAGCTGTTGACACTTTCGTTTGCACTTTCTTTTCCTGGGAGCACCTCACGTCGTGCATTGGCCACTACTCTTCCGCCGCTCGTGCACGGAGAAGTGGCACGTGTCGAGGCTCAGCGTCACGGTTTCTCGGCAGGGCGGCATTCTTGCTGAGGAGTCTTGTGACCCTGCGTGGCTTGCTTGCCAACGTCTACAGACACAGAAACGTTCAGGGCGTTGTCGGAGGTGTGCTTTCCCTCCGGTGAGTCGATGAACACGGGAGGAATTTTGACCTCCACGTGGCCGTCCTTGCAGCTCTCCACGATCATCTTCTTCTCGATGTGCACCGGTGACACGATTGTCCGGACTGAAGACATCGAATTGGCACTTTTGGGGGGCACCAAGTCGATCGTCATGTTCACCTGCAGCGGTATGTCGGCGAACTGGGCCGAAGATTCTGTGATGGCCTGTGCGATATGTTCCGAGACGGATAAGCTGTCGTCGTCGGTGGACGCCGTGGAACCCTTGGGTACCTTGCGCCCCTTTTGACccttcttgcctttctttttctgaggTGAGCCTTTGGCGTCGCTTTCTGGGGAAGTGATGGCTGATTTCTCGGCGCTTGCCACTCCGCTATCACTCGGCTTCTTTTGCACGGCGGCAACAATGTCGGCGCTGGCTCGCTTTTCGACGAGCAGTGCGACTGACTTGTCGCCCGATTTCGTTGACTCGATGATTTCAGCTGACGTGTCGGCTTCGAGCTGTCGGGCGTCGATGATTTGATCAGCGCTGATTCGCTCCTCAGAAGACTTCGAGGACGGTGCCAAAAGTTCCGCACTTGCCCTTATGCTCAGCTGGTGCCCCTCAACGCTGGTGCCCGTTCCGGCCGCTTGATTAAGGGCCGTCACCGAAGATTTCTCCTTGTCCTGAGACAAAAAGATTAAGACTTTATCTTTAATTTCTTCACATAAGTAAGCAAAATACACAATCTGTTGTGCACAAACACAACACGTCGTAATTTCTTTTGTACGTATACGGTATTTGCGAACCTTGATTAGCAATGAGACGCAATACTAGCAGTTTCGAATTTCGTAGAGTGGACAGAGCAggtaaataatgaaaaaaaaaatattccggtAAGAGCTGAGACACAATCTCGTCTGTTCCACCGAAATTTTGAGCGACACTCTTGATTTTGTCCGATGCTTCTGTTATTGAGTCGGCTTTGTGCTGGTGGTTGTACTGCTCGTTTTAGAGGACATTACAAGCGTAGCCTTTGCCGTGCTCTCGGAGGACACGTGTGAAGACACTCCCGACAGAGCGTCTCTGGTCTGCCATTCTTTCGAGCCGGCTCCCGATTCTAACTCAGATCTTTCGAGAGTTGTTTTCGTTACCAGAGCGCCTGATTTATCAACCACTCTATTCTCAGATTGCGCTGAGTGAACGTCTCGTGACGTAAGCTTCATCGTCTCCCCATCGGAATTCTTTTTTGTCAGGGCGAGCTCACGTTTACCAGGCGAGGCTATTTTTGAACTTTGGCTTGTACTTCGCTTGAATGTTTTCACTATGATGCGCTGCTCGCCTGAAACGATACTAGTAGTAGCTCCACTCACTAAGTTGCGTTCGGCAGGTGGTGCGAGTTCATTAGCCAGCGCTACAGTGCCTTCTTGCAACTTGTTGGGTGAAGCTGCCTTCGTGGCCTCATCGGATCCAGTTTTTGGAGAAGGTATCACTCTTGCCGAGGATCGCAGCGCAGGTTTCAATGGAGGGCGATTTTCTCTCACCAGTTCTGCGAGTCCTCTTCCGGATGGAGATTCCTCGCGAAGGGACTTTTCCACTGCTGACAGGATGGTGAGCTGTGAAGATCCACCGGCGCTCGCCTTCTGCTCTGAGTCAGTGGTTTGCGCGGTCACAAGGGGACCGGAAGGAACCTTCAGCTCCGAACCTTTTTGTGTCAAGGACGTCTCTGCTCCAGCGCGCTCTTCAGCGCTACGGACGGTTGTCGTTTCGGTTTTCGCTAGGTCGTGGCGTTCTGACTCGGTAGGAAACTGTTCCAGTGACGGTATGTCGACTGTGCTGCTACCGCGCAGTGGAGAAAAGCTTGTGGAGCTGCCCTTGGCTTCCAGAAGCCTCTTTATCTCACTTGGGGATGCCAAGCCACTCGTCGGCGTAGGAGAAGCCGGTCCCAGAGCGTTAAGAGCACGTCTAGGGGAACCGATAGAACTCTGGCTAGGGCTCTTTACTGTGTCGAGTGGCGCGTGCGTATCGGATGGGGACGGAGCAAATACAGCGACTGGGTGCTCAGCCAGCCCGAAGGTGCTCACGGAGCCGCGAGTAGAAATTGCACTCATTTCAGTACTCGCACGCTCTGTGGCGACTCCAGATTCGACCGGCGCAATAGCGGTTTTTTCTGTTGTGATAATCTCCATGATGGTTGATGAAGGATTGACGAGCTGTTGCACAGATTCTAGCTGGGAGATGCTTGCCGAAACTTGCGAATATGGCGTGAGGGGACTCTTTATGGCCGATAACGGGCCTACCGGAGGTTGCGGCGACTGGATTTGCTGTAATGACGTCTGCTGAAGACTGCCATTTGAAGCCGGAGGTGATGGTTGTACTGCTAAGCGAGGGCTCTTCGTAGAGTCCAGAGTGCCAGCTGTCACTTTAGGGGACCAAGGTTCGAGCTGTTTAACTTGCGAATAACTATCCGCAACCGGATATATAGAGTCTTGTGACGCCTGAGGGGATGTTCCAGGACTCTTTCGGGGACTCTTGGTAGAATCTAAAAGGCTGGATGCTGCCCGCGGCGACAACGGTTCAGAAGATTGGGCACCTTGCGTCGCTGAAGGGGTTGCTCCAAGGCTGTCTCGGATACTCTTGGTTTGATCTAAAAAGCCAGGTGCTGCCCGCATTGACAACGGTTCAGAAGATTGGGCGCTTTGCGTCACTGGAGGAGATGCTGCAAGGCTCTCTCGAGTACTCTTGGTTTGATCTAAAAAGTCAGATGTTCCCCGCGGCGACAACGGTACAGAAGACTGGGCACCTTGTGTCGCTGAAGGGGTTGCTTCAAGGCTCTCTCGGGTACCCTTGGTTTGATCTAAAAAGCCAGATGCTGCCCGCGGCGACAACGGTTGAGAAGATAGGGCGCCTTGGGACGCTTGAGGAGATGTTCCAGGCATCCTTAGGGGACTCTTGGACGGAACTAAAACGCCAGATGTAGCCTGCGGCGACAACGGTTGAGAAGATTGGCCACCTTGCGTGGCTGAAGGGGATGCTGCAAGGCTCTCTCGGGTACTCTTGGTTTGATCTAAAAAGCCAGGTGCTACCCTTATTGACAACGGTTCAGAAGATTGGGCGCTTTGCGTCGCTGGAGGAGATGCTGCAAGGCTCTCTCGAGTACTCTTGGTTTGATCTATAAAGTCAGATGTTCCCCGCGGCGACAACGGTGCAGAAGACTGGGCACCTTGCGTCGCTGAAGGGGTTGCTCCAAGGCTCTCTCGGGCACTCTTGGTTTGATCTAAAAAGCCAGATGCTGCCCGCGGCGACAACGGTTCAGGCGATAGGGCGCCTTGCGACGCTTGAGGAGATGTTCCAGGCCTCCTTAGGGGGCTCTTGGTTGGATCTAAAACGCCAGATGTTGCCCGCGGCGACAACGGTTGAGAAGATAGCCCTTGGGACGCTTGAGGAGATGTTCCAGGCATCCTTAGGGGACTCTTGGTCGGATCTAAAAATCCAGATGCTGCCCGCGGCGACCACGGTTCAAGTGCAGAAGCAACAACGAGTGAGGATTGTTTGCACACTGGAGAGCCGGGCTGACTTCCAGAGAACTGAGAGGACTCCGGATGAGCGATCGCAGTAGTCTTCGCCACCTCTGAGAAAGGCTGCGGTGTCCGCAGCGATGAGGCTTCTGCTACTTGAAGCGAAGGTGGTGCGGCGGTCAGTGCGGGCGATTTATCCCTTGTTGAGGCTGGTATGATGTCTCGGCGTATAAGGCCGTCTTTCGGCTCCATATCTGTGATAGGGGATGCTCGCTTGATAATAGCCATTTCAGCGGACGCTTCGCTGCCGAAGGGACTTTTAGAAACCTGTGGGGCTGAGGGGGCATCAGGCCTTGGACTCTTGGTAGCGTCCAAGAGCCCAACTGTTGCTCTAGGCGACCATAGCTCAGGAGAATAGGGCGGCAAAATTGCATCAAGATACTCAGATAACGCGCCTTTCGGAGAACCCGGACGACTTCCAGTCGGTGTCTTCGTTACGACACTTGCGGATACCTGCGTGGATATCTTCTGAGCGCCAGTTGAAGTGCTTAAGGAACCTGGCACACCTTGCCCTGATCGCGGTGATGGTGAGCGATAATCAGGCCTTGGACTCTTGGTAGCGTCCAAGAAACCAGCTGTTGCTCTGGGCGACCACGGCTCAGGTGACTGGGGCGGCGAAATTGCGTCAAGATACGCAGATAACGCGCCTTTCGGAGAACCCGGACGGCTTCCAATTGGACTCTTCGCTACACTTGCGGATACCTGCGTGGATTTCTCCTGAGAGCCAGTTGAAGTCTTTACGGTACCTAGCACACTTTGTCCTGATCGAGGTGACGAGGTGTCCGCCTTTAAACGAAGAACAGTGTCCGCAGGCGCAGACGCTGCTTCCCGCGGTGAGAGCGACGTTATTGCACTCTTCATTTCAACTTCCTGCTCTGCAAAGGGTGAAGTGGCTGCGCTCTCCATAACGACCGCGGTTCGTTCCGCCTTGGCAACGGTGGGCGCGCCTTTGATGAGAGACTGTTGCGTGGAAGCTCCGGTGAATACGCTATTCGAGACCTGAGGAGACGCTGAAGGACTGAGCCTCTTCATGGGCTCAAGGAGGCCTCTGGAGGGCGCTCCAGACTGTATTTCTGCTAACTGGCGTGGCGAAGTAACACCTGAAAACACTGACCGGGAGCCCAGAGGGGAGCCTTGAGAACCTTTGTCGACGCTTTTTCTTAAGGCTGTCATTCTCTGCGAGTCGATGATCGAGGTTGGATATGCGAGTGAAGGCTTCTGCGGTGCTTCTACGTTAACCAAGCTTCCCGATGAACGAGGTGACACTGAGATGGTTGTTTTCGTGCCTGTTTGAGCTTCTCCTAGAATCTTTCTGCCTGCGGTCACTCCAAACTCGGCTATCCCTT
Coding sequences within:
- the LOC126540721 gene encoding uncharacterized protein — protein: MKSRSRTTSSHWLAGVKRPTSPSIRSPKTPSNVVVATPLAPAQVVIQGGWTPSGLAINVARHHSRSIASSHDSEVSMLMNDARLCATGSRSVEDRFSGLPSLPESNKSTEFNGSLSALVTRSAEKTSATSTGKSTGSLFWSKSPFIEIQPMVRSSKSATIKRSSVATASSASAAKAAVFERHNELAASPADSPIKHRGAFHSSDSATSLGKRWNVKMSADTARGLLGQTAPEMAISEQYEKLSEKRHVSSATSRSSILKTPRTSQASFASPRRQNSQELVSQGSHLTLPLTSPGPHIAEVTIASVEINPIVQARGGFRPSSPESYPGAHSVYHKSALDKLFNKYPMDFAEKHALARARRDASKNSLSVLTQSARGQIAKLKKTSKTKLSKSGESRQLTTLASQKSSREAFTKPTLLQPASDAPSRLTDYQRFKDLKSETITARTLFATGKEPQGIAEFGVTAGRKILGEAQTGTKTTISVSPRSSGSLVNVEAPQKPSLAYPTSIIDSQRMTALRKSVDKGSQGSPLGSRSVFSGVTSPRQLAEIQSGAPSRGLLEPMKRLSPSASPQVSNSVFTGASTQQSLIKGAPTVAKAERTAVVMESAATSPFAEQEVEMKSAITSLSPREAASAPADTVLRLKADTSSPRSGQSVLGTVKTSTGSQEKSTQVSASVAKSPIGSRPGSPKGALSAYLDAISPPQSPEPWSPRATAGFLDATKSPRPDYRSPSPRSGQGVPGSLSTSTGAQKISTQVSASVVTKTPTGSRPGSPKGALSEYLDAILPPYSPELWSPRATVGLLDATKSPRPDAPSAPQVSKSPFGSEASAEMAIIKRASPITDMEPKDGLIRRDIIPASTRDKSPALTAAPPSLQVAEASSLRTPQPFSEVAKTTAIAHPESSQFSGSQPGSPVCKQSSLVVASALEPWSPRAASGFLDPTKSPLRMPGTSPQASQGLSSQPLSPRATSGVLDPTKSPLRRPGTSPQASQGALSPEPLSPRAASGFLDQTKSARESLGATPSATQGAQSSAPLSPRGTSDFIDQTKSTRESLAASPPATQSAQSSEPLSIRVAPGFLDQTKSTRESLAASPSATQGGQSSQPLSPQATSGVLVPSKSPLRMPGTSPQASQGALSSQPLSPRAASGFLDQTKGTRESLEATPSATQGAQSSVPLSPRGTSDFLDQTKSTRESLAASPPVTQSAQSSEPLSMRAAPGFLDQTKSIRDSLGATPSATQGAQSSEPLSPRAASSLLDSTKSPRKSPGTSPQASQDSIYPVADSYSQVKQLEPWSPKVTAGTLDSTKSPRLAVQPSPPASNGSLQQTSLQQIQSPQPPVGPLSAIKSPLTPYSQVSASISQLESVQQLVNPSSTIMEIITTEKTAIAPVESGVATERASTEMSAISTRGSVSTFGLAEHPVAVFAPSPSDTHAPLDTVKSPSQSSIGSPRRALNALGPASPTPTSGLASPSEIKRLLEAKGSSTSFSPLRGSSTVDIPSLEQFPTESERHDLAKTETTTVRSAEERAGAETSLTQKGSELKVPSGPLVTAQTTDSEQKASAGGSSQLTILSAVEKSLREESPSGRGLAELDKEKSSVTALNQAAGTGTSVEGHQLSIRASAELLAPSSKSSEERISADQIIDARQLEADTSAEIIESTKSGDKSVALLVEKRASADIVAAVQKKPSDSGVASAEKSAITSPESDAKGSPQKKKGKKGQKGRKVPKGSTASTDDDSLSVSEHIAQAITESSAQFADIPLQVNMTIDLVPPKSANSMSSVRTIVSPVHIEKKMIVESCKDGHVEVKIPPVFIDSPEGKHTSDNALNVSVSVDVGKQATQGHKTPQQECRPAEKP